One Hemibagrus wyckioides isolate EC202008001 linkage group LG07, SWU_Hwy_1.0, whole genome shotgun sequence DNA segment encodes these proteins:
- the casp23 gene encoding LOW QUALITY PROTEIN: caspase-23 (The sequence of the model RefSeq protein was modified relative to this genomic sequence to represent the inferred CDS: inserted 2 bases in 1 codon): MSTPKEEDRDSKDATPITIFQNLRISSGVKRGKSEVLPGQINALSCGHQMPSNYLISWCKYNLRQKKTELTCPRFDEYKKGICCTRFSYQDLCNAVPLTPSLKEFFEVTLGELAAAKFCEFKACPGCQSNVERADKMNLCVHCTVCTARQGYSYEFCWNCLRKWEGAVQFSVRCGHSDCNKSETSPKKDSIKLCQPAFKTQKQQTEQIYPTNEKSKDRKRLALIINNVEFRETDFNRLGAEKDEESIRTLLEALGYDVIVLNDLSAEGMEAAVRDFSQHSEHRYSDSTFIVIMSHGGPDGIYGINYDKNEEDVFPVDKIFHYLGSANCPGLTDKPKIILIQACRGDKDGHVWVCDSMRSKQGVKQXTVRDFACFRSCTPDTVSMRNTGSGSVFIQNLVKIFNEHCHKDDIVELFRKVAYWFEKAAKEEDFPYQMPSLDRTTLVKKFYLFPGL; the protein is encoded by the exons ATGTCAACGCCGAAAGAAGAGGACAGAGACTCGAAAGATGCTACACCTATAACCATTTTCCAAAACCTAA GAATCTCAAGTGGTGTAAAGAGAGGGAAGTCTGAGGTCTTGCCTGGACAAATAA ATGCTTTGTCCTGTGGTCATCAAATGCCGTCAAATTACTTGATTTCATGGTGCAAGTACAATCTAAGGCAG AAGAAGACTGAACTCACTTGTCCAAGATTTGATGAGTACAAGAAGGGCATATGTTGCACCAGATTCTCTTATCAGGATTTGTGTAATGCAGTCCCACTAACTCCCTCACTGAAGGAATTCTTTGAAGTGACACTCGGAGAGCTAGCTGCAGCAAAATTCTGTGAATTTAAAGCT TGTCCAGGATGCCAGTCGAATGTGGAGAGAGCTGATAAGATGAACCTGTGTGTCCACTGTACTGTATGCACTGCCAGGCAGGGATACTCCTATGAGTTCTGCTGGAACTGCCTGAGGAAATGGGAAGGAGCAGTGCAATTCTCTGTGCGCTGTGGCCACAGTGACTGCAACAAGTCAGAG ACTTCTCCAAAAAAAGATTCGATAAAATTGTGTCAGCCCGCATTCAAGACTCAAAAGCAGCAAACAGAACAG ATATATCCAACTAATGAGAAATCCAAGGACAGAAAGAGACTGGCTTTAATCATTAACAATGTTGAATTTAGAGAAACTGACTTTAATCGGCTGGGAGCAGagaaggatgaagagagcaTAAGGACTCTGCTTGAAGCCTTGGGTTATGATGTAATTGTATTAAATGACCTGTCTGCAGAG GGAATGGAGGCTGCTGTGAGAGACTTCTCGCAGCACAGTGAACACAGATATTCAGACAGCACATTTATCGTCATAATGTCCCATGGTGGACCTGATGGAATTTATGGCATTAATTAtgataaaaatgaagaagatgTTTTCCCTGTGGACAAAATCTTCCACTACCTCGGCTCTGCAAACTGCCCTGGACTAACAGACAAGCCGAAAATCATCCTGATTCAGGCATGCAGAGGAG ATAAAGATGGCCATGTGTGGGTATGTGATAGCATGAGATCAAAACAAGGAGTGAAACA CACCGTGAGAGATTTTGCCTGCTTCAGATCCTGCACACCAG ATACTGTATCCATGAGGAATACTGGCTCTGGTTCAGTCTTTATCCAGAACCTTGTGAAAATCTTTAATGAGCACTGTCATAAGGATGACATAGTGGAACTGTTCAGAAAG GTTGCTTACTGGTTTGAAAAAGCAGCAAAGGAAGAGGATTTTCCCTATCAAATGCCAAGTTTGGACAGAACCACTCTTGTGAAGAAATTCTACCTGTTTCCTGGGCTTTGA